The Armatimonadota bacterium sequence CCGCCACCACCACGGGCGCGAGAGCGAACATCAGGCGATCCGCGCCCGCGGGCAGGATGTGCTCTTTCTGGAGCAGCTTCAGGAGGTCCGCCAAGGTCTGTAGGGTCCCGTACGGCCCCACGTGGCGAGGTCCGATGCGAGCCTGGACCCAGGCGCTCACCTTCCGTTCCATAAGAACCAGGAAGAGCGCCACGCCCACGGCGACGAAGGTGAAGACGATTACCACGGACAGGACGATCCGGATCGCCTCGGCCATCACGCCCACTCCAGGGCTCCCTTCCGCCACGCATACGCGAGCCCCACCGCGAGGACGACGAGGAAGAGCAGCATCTCCACGAAGGCCAGGGGCCCCAGCTGCCGGAGAACCACGGTCCAGGGGTAGATGAAAATCACCTCGATGTCGAAGAGGAGAAACACCAGGCCGTACAGGTAGTAGCGCACGTGGAACTGGGCCCACGCGCTGCCGAAGGGGATTACACCCGATTCATAGGTTAATCGCTTCTGGGGGTACGAACTGCGGGGGGCCAGCAACCACACCACGGCAAACGGCAGTGCCGCCAGGAGGCTACCCAGAAGCGCGAAGGCCGCCACATATGCCCAGTCTAACGGCACTTCCCTCACCTCGTATCACTCCGTCCAGGGGACCAGGAGATCTGGCCCGCCATGGCTCCCGTACCGTCGGTTTCCCGCCTCGGATGGAACCCCTTACACCGCGGCAGCGAGTGCCGGAACCATCATCCGGTGGGCAATCCGGTCCTGACGGTCCAGGCGCATCATAGGGCTCCCCTTCTCCCCATGTCAAGCAAGTGTCCGGGTTCACCACATGTGAGACAGCCTGGAGGCGGGGTGCCACCTCCGGGCGGATCCCCCGCCTCTGGCACTCCGCCTCAAACTCCGCCCCAAACTCCCTGCCCCCATCCACCTGTAACGCTCCACCACGTCCCAA is a genomic window containing:
- a CDS encoding NADH-quinone oxidoreductase subunit A, with translation MPLDWAYVAAFALLGSLLAALPFAVVWLLAPRSSYPQKRLTYESGVIPFGSAWAQFHVRYYLYGLVFLLFDIEVIFIYPWTVVLRQLGPLAFVEMLLFLVVLAVGLAYAWRKGALEWA